A stretch of DNA from Chloroflexia bacterium SDU3-3:
ACCAGCCGACCATCGGGCGACTGGCCGCTGATCACAAAACCTGCCGCCTCCATCCGCTCGCGGTAGGCGTTGTTGAACTCCAGGCGGTGGCGGTGGCGCTCCTGCACCTCGGGCTGGCCATAGGCGGCGGCGGCCTTCGAGCCAGGCTTCAGCACACAGGGGTAGCTGCCCAGGCGCATGGTGCCGCCCTTGTTCTCCAGATCCACCTGGTCGGCCATATAGTCGATCACGGGGTGGGCCGTCTCGGGCACGAACTCGGTGCTGTTGGCATCCGATGTGCCTAGCACGTGGCGGGCATAGGCGATGGTGGCGCACTGCATGCCCAGGCACAGCCCCAGGTAGGGAATGTTATTCACCCGCGCGTAGTCGGCGGCGGCGATCTTGCCCTCCACGCCGCGGTAGCCGAAGCCGCCCGGCACCACAATGCCGTGCACGCCGCGCAGCAGCTCCTCGCTGCCCTCGCGCTCCAGCTCCTCGGATGAGACCCAGCGGATGTCGACATCCACGCCCTGGGCCACCGCCGCGTGGCGCAGCGACTCGACCACGCTGATGTAGGCATCCTTCAGCTCGACATACTTGCCCACCAGGGCCACCGGCACGCTGCGGCGCGGGGCCTTGATCTGCTGGACGATCCGCTCCCACTCGGCCAGCTCGGGGTTTACCTGGGGCAGGCTCAGGTGCTTGGCCACATACGGCCCCAGGCCCCACTTCTCCAGCACCAGCGGCACCTCGTAGATCGTCTCCACCGTCTCCAGCGGGATGACCGCATCCACATCCACATCGGCGAACAGCGCGACCTTCTCGCGCACGTCGTCGCTGATCGGGTGGTCGGCGCGGCACACGATCACGTCGGCGGTGATGCCCACGCGGCGCAGCTCCATCACCGAGTGCTGGGTGGGCTTGGTCTTCACCTCGCCGGTCGCGCCGATGTGGGGCATCAGGGTCACGTGAATGTAGAGCACGTTATCGCGGCCCACATCCTTACGCATCTGACGGATGGACTCAAGGAAGGGCAGGCCCTCGATATCGCCCACCGTGCCGCCGATCTCGCAGATCACCACATCGGCCTTAGAGTGCTCAGCGGCATCGGCGATGCGCGACTTGATCTCGTTGGTGATATGCGGGATAACCTGGATGGTGCCACCCAGATAGTCGCCGCGCCGCTCCTTCTGGATGACCGACGAGTAGATCTTGCCGGTAGTCACATTGCTGGCCCGCGAGAGGTTCTCGTCGGTGAAGCGCTCGTAGTGGCCCAGATCCAGGTCGGTCTCCGCACCGTCGTCGGTCACAAACACCTCGCCGTGCTGGTAGGGCGACATGGTGCCGGGGTCGACGTTGAGGTAGGGGTCAAGTTTCTGGATCGAAACGCGCATGCCCCGCGCCTTCAGCAGCCGCCCAAGCGATGCGACCGTAATACCCTTGCCAACCGAAGATGCGACACCGCCTGTTACAAAAATGTACTTTGTCATAGCCTCTGCTGCTCCTCCTGATACGCGATAGCGCTCACGTTTTTGGCCCGTTGCCGTCATTATCTGACCATGAAAAAACGGGTCGTTCACCCCTTCGGCTGAACCGACCCGTATGTGTTGAGTGTTTGGCTGAAGCAGAACCTGATGCATTCCCGCATCTGTTTGCCGGTGACGGCCGCTCCTTCCAGTGCTCGTTGACAGCAGCTGTGCTCGATGTACTATACCGCCCGGCCCGCGCGCACGAAACGCGCAGATTTTGCACGCAAAAGGGAGGGGAAGGTGTTGCCACCCTCCCCCCCACGGGCTTCTATGATCGGTGCTGCTGTGTTAGCTCGAAAATGGTGCCGTTCGCAGGCGACACTTCGGCAACAGGACGCTTTAGACGCCAATGTTGTCGAACCATGTAATCCATACGACGAACCTCCGACGTGTATTATAGCACATCTTGGCCCAGGGTTCCGCAGCTATCTATGAGACTGATGGGCGCATGACGATGATCCTGGTCTGCTCGCCCTCGGCGGGCAGGTTGGTGGCGGTGATCGTGAGCTTGTCCTCCACCTGCGGCTCTTTGATGCCCATCTCCTGCAGGAAGGCATCGAGCGTACCGATCTGGGTAGTGGTGAAGCTCTGCTGCTGGCCCTCCTGAGCGTAGTGCATCGGAACCACGATGCGCGGCTCGATCTGGCCGATCACATTGGATGCCTCGGCGGGGCCGATGGTCTCGCCGCCACCCACGGGCAGGAACAGCACGTCGACTGCGCCGATCTCCTCAAGCTGGCGGGCCGACAGCTCGTGGCCGAGATCGCCCAGGTGGCAGAACACCACATCGTCGATGTGAACGACATAGGCGGTGTTGCGGCCGAGCTCCTCGCCCTTCTTCTTATCGTGGTAGGTCTGCACGCCTGAGATCATCACGCCGCCCACCTCATACTCGCCCGGGCCTTCGATGGTGAAGAGCTTCTCGCGCATGGGCTTGACGGCGGCGACGTTGGTGTGGTCGGGGTGGGCGTGGCTGATGGTCACGATATGCGCCGTCGGCTTGCCAATATCGAGGCCCACCGAGCGATCGTAGGGGTCGGTGAGCACAATGCCATCGCGCCCACGGATGCGGAACGAGGAATGGCCAAGAAACTGGATGTCAGGCATACAATACTCCAAAAAAACAGCAGATAGCGCAGGCGGCGCAGCGGGCTAGGACTCGTCCTCGCCAACGCGCTGCTCCTGTAGCTCGTGCCAGAGCGTGTCGAGCACGGGTCGAATTGTATCAAATCCAAAGCCCCGCCGCTGCAGAAAACCGCCCAGCTTGCGGGTGAAGGTCATCTTGTCGGGGGCGGATGCGTACTTCCGCAGCGCGGCGCGGGCCACAGCCATGGCCTGCTCGCCCTGGTCTCCCAGCAGCTCCTCGTCGCCCAGCACCACATCGGCGGTGTCGCGGGCGATGCCCTTGCGCCGCAGCTCGTCGCGCAGCGCGCCCTTGCCGCGCGGGTTCATCAGCATGCGGTTCTCGACCCAGCGGCGGGCGAAGGCGGCGTCATCCACCAGGCCCAGGCCAGTGAGGCGCTCGATCACGCGGTCGATCACCTCGGGGGCGTACTCCTTGCGCCGCAGCTTGTCGCGCAGCTCGGATGTGGAGCGCGGGCGTGCCTCCAGGGCGCGCAGGGCGGCCTGGAAGGCCTTGTCGGCACCCTCGGCGGCAGCGAGGCGCTCGTAGTCCTCGGCGGTCAGCTCTTTGCCGACAAACAGCGCCTCCTTGGACAGGGTGTCGAGGCTGACGCCCAGGCAGAAGGAGCCGTTGATGAAGATGTTCACCCGCTTGGGATCGTTGATCTGGGCGCGGAGCGCGGTTATTTTTCCTGCAGGCATGGCATTAAAAAAAGTGAGCTACCTAGCCGCCAGACGGGGTGTCGGCCAGATAGTTCACTTTCTTCTCACGAAAGATAGTCGCTACTCCTCGAACAGCGAGTCGTCCTCGCTCTCGCCGCCCTCGGCGGCGGGGGCCACGATCGACGCGCCCTCGGTGGTGGTGGCCTGGGCGCGGATGAGGCGCTCGATCTCCACCAGCAGGGCGGGGTTCTCGTTCAGGAAGTTCTTGGCGTTCTCGCGGCCCTGGCCCAAGCGATCCTCGCCAAGGTAGAACCACGCACCCGACTTGCGGATGATCTCCATCTCCACACCGATGTCGAGCACGTTACCCGCGCGCGAGATGCCCTCGTTGGCCATGATGTCGAACTCGGCCTGGCGGAAGGGTGGGGCGACCTTGTTCTTGATCACCTTGACGCGCGAGCGCGAGCCGATGGCCTCCTGGCCGCTCTTCAGCGTCTCGATGCGGCGGATATCGAGCCGGACCGAGGCGTAGAACTTGAGGGCCTGGCCGCCGGTGGTGGTCTCGGGCGAGCCGAACATCACGCCGATCTTCATACGCAGCTGGTTGAGGAAGATCACCACAGTCTTCGACTTGTTGATCGCGCCGGAGAGCTTGCGGAGCGCCTGCGACATCAGGCGGGCCTGGAGGCCGGGCAGCGAGTCGCCCATGTCGCCCTCGATCTCGGCGCGGGGCACGAGCGCGGCGACCGAGTCGATCACGACCACATCCACAGCGTTCGAGCGCACCAGCATCTCGCAGATCTCGAGCGCCTGCTCGCCGAAGTCGGGCTGCGAGACCAGCAGGTTGTCGACATCCACGCCGCAGCGGCGGGCGTAGAGCGGGTCGAAGGCGTGCTCGGCGTCGATGAAGGCGGCCACGCCGCCCATCTTCTGGGCCTCGGCAATGATATGTTGGGCGAGCGTGGTCTTACCGCTCGACTCAGGGCCGTAGATTTCGATGACACGACCGCGGGGCAGGCCGCCAACGCCAAGCGCGATATCGAGCGCGATCGCCCCAGTGGGGATGACCTCGATATTGAGCCGCGAGCTAGCCTCGCCCATCTTCATGATCGAACCTTTGCCATACTTGCGGTCGATCTGACTGACGGCTGCGGCAAGCGCTTTTTCTTTCTCTGGCGAAATGGCCATCGCGGGGAGCCCTCCGTTTGCAGTACTCACTCGTGCTTCTCCTTAGGTTACTCTACTACACCGCGCGAGGCTTGTCAACGCGGCAAACGCGCTTGGATATGTCGGCATTATAGCACGAGTGTTCGCTAAAGACAAGAACAAGTTTTCGGCTTTGCACGGCCTGTGTGTGCTGGAGATTCTTTACCACGAAGACGCGAAGGCTCGAAAATTCATTAACCACCAAGACACCAAGAAAAAGGATGAATATCACGAGGGCGCGAAGAGAACAAAGCCCGATTTGCCACCAAGGTAGCAAGGAGAACGCATAGACGCCGTTCGGCTTTCTTGAGCGTTCCAGCGGGGCATGCGAATATGCTATACTCCCTCGGACAAGGAGGGCGGCTATGCCTGTTGCCTATCGCGAGTTTGCTGCTGTGGATAACGCCGTGCGCCGCAGGGCCGACGCCAGCAGCTTCCGCGTGACGTATACCGAGACGATGATCGAGGTCTTCCGCCGCTTTGAGAGCGATGTGGAGGACATGCTGGCGACGTTTGGCATCGGCCCGCGCTCGGGGCAGCCGCCGCGCAGCGGGTCGCTGCCGTTCCTACGCTGCGTGCTGGCCGACGAGCAGGCGCGCGCCTTCACCGTCGAGCGCTACGCCGACGGCCAGTGGCAGCTGGTCGCCGATAATGTGGGGGCGCGCAGCCTTGTAGGCTATGTGGCCGAGCGCGCAGACATGCGCGATGATGACTAATACGTGACTTGAAAGGATGTGACCGGATGAGCGCTGGCAAGCTAGAGTATATCGAGATCGAGGCGGGCAGCGGGGCGCAGCCCAAGGCGGGCGACGTGGTATCGGTTCACTACACCGGCACGCTGCCCAACGGCACCGTGTTCGACAGCTCGTACAGCCGCAACGAGCCGATCGCCTTCGTGCTGGGGCGCGGCCAGGTGATCGCGGGCTGGGACCAGGGCATCGCCATGATGCGCGTGGGCGGCAAGGCCCAGC
This window harbors:
- a CDS encoding CTP synthase — encoded protein: MTKYIFVTGGVASSVGKGITVASLGRLLKARGMRVSIQKLDPYLNVDPGTMSPYQHGEVFVTDDGAETDLDLGHYERFTDENLSRASNVTTGKIYSSVIQKERRGDYLGGTIQVIPHITNEIKSRIADAAEHSKADVVICEIGGTVGDIEGLPFLESIRQMRKDVGRDNVLYIHVTLMPHIGATGEVKTKPTQHSVMELRRVGITADVIVCRADHPISDDVREKVALFADVDVDAVIPLETVETIYEVPLVLEKWGLGPYVAKHLSLPQVNPELAEWERIVQQIKAPRRSVPVALVGKYVELKDAYISVVESLRHAAVAQGVDVDIRWVSSEELEREGSEELLRGVHGIVVPGGFGYRGVEGKIAAADYARVNNIPYLGLCLGMQCATIAYARHVLGTSDANSTEFVPETAHPVIDYMADQVDLENKGGTMRLGSYPCVLKPGSKAAAAYGQPEVQERHRHRLEFNNAYRERMEAAGFVISGQSPDGRLVEIIELADHPWYVATQFHPEFLSRPNRPHPLFYGFVSAAASTYAEGDQRELPLVDSVLRDGAATLV
- a CDS encoding MBL fold metallo-hydrolase, whose amino-acid sequence is MPDIQFLGHSSFRIRGRDGIVLTDPYDRSVGLDIGKPTAHIVTISHAHPDHTNVAAVKPMREKLFTIEGPGEYEVGGVMISGVQTYHDKKKGEELGRNTAYVVHIDDVVFCHLGDLGHELSARQLEEIGAVDVLFLPVGGGETIGPAEASNVIGQIEPRIVVPMHYAQEGQQQSFTTTQIGTLDAFLQEMGIKEPQVEDKLTITATNLPAEGEQTRIIVMRPSVS
- a CDS encoding regulatory protein RecX; translation: MPAGKITALRAQINDPKRVNIFINGSFCLGVSLDTLSKEALFVGKELTAEDYERLAAAEGADKAFQAALRALEARPRSTSELRDKLRRKEYAPEVIDRVIERLTGLGLVDDAAFARRWVENRMLMNPRGKGALRDELRRKGIARDTADVVLGDEELLGDQGEQAMAVARAALRKYASAPDKMTFTRKLGGFLQRRGFGFDTIRPVLDTLWHELQEQRVGEDES
- the recA gene encoding recombinase RecA is translated as MAISPEKEKALAAAVSQIDRKYGKGSIMKMGEASSRLNIEVIPTGAIALDIALGVGGLPRGRVIEIYGPESSGKTTLAQHIIAEAQKMGGVAAFIDAEHAFDPLYARRCGVDVDNLLVSQPDFGEQALEICEMLVRSNAVDVVVIDSVAALVPRAEIEGDMGDSLPGLQARLMSQALRKLSGAINKSKTVVIFLNQLRMKIGVMFGSPETTTGGQALKFYASVRLDIRRIETLKSGQEAIGSRSRVKVIKNKVAPPFRQAEFDIMANEGISRAGNVLDIGVEMEIIRKSGAWFYLGEDRLGQGRENAKNFLNENPALLVEIERLIRAQATTTEGASIVAPAAEGGESEDDSLFEE